From one Agathobaculum sp. NTUH-O15-33 genomic stretch:
- a CDS encoding DUF3737 family protein, with amino-acid sequence MKNKIEQQLLTGERALFQGRDLAIYYSTFADGESPLKESRNINLYHSLFQWKYPLWYSKDIVLQNCTLFEMARAGIWYTENIALTDCVVDAPKNFRRSSGITLKNVTFSNAGETLWNCSRIRMEHVTARGDYFAMNSSDIEIDGFTLTGNYSFDGAKNVVIRNARMLSKDAFWNCENVTVYDSFISGQYLGWNAKNVTFVGCTIESEQGMCYMDNIVLQDCRLLNTDLAFEYATVDATILNSVDSVKNPIAGRIAARQIKELIFDDPQIKREKTAITLAVQPQDLAG; translated from the coding sequence ATGAAAAACAAAATCGAACAGCAGCTACTCACCGGCGAGCGCGCCCTGTTCCAAGGCCGCGATCTCGCGATCTATTATTCCACCTTTGCCGACGGCGAATCGCCGCTGAAGGAGAGCCGCAACATCAACTTATATCACAGCCTGTTTCAGTGGAAATATCCGCTGTGGTACAGCAAGGATATCGTGCTGCAAAACTGCACGCTGTTTGAAATGGCGCGCGCCGGTATCTGGTATACCGAGAATATCGCGCTTACCGACTGCGTGGTGGACGCGCCGAAGAATTTTCGCCGCTCATCCGGTATTACGCTGAAAAACGTCACGTTTTCAAACGCCGGCGAAACCCTATGGAATTGCAGCCGCATCCGCATGGAACATGTGACCGCGCGCGGCGACTACTTTGCCATGAACAGCTCGGATATTGAGATCGACGGTTTTACCCTGACCGGCAACTATTCGTTCGACGGCGCGAAAAACGTTGTGATACGAAACGCGCGCATGCTGTCCAAGGACGCGTTTTGGAACTGTGAAAACGTGACCGTGTATGATTCTTTTATCTCCGGCCAATATCTGGGCTGGAACGCCAAAAACGTGACGTTTGTGGGCTGCACCATCGAAAGTGAGCAGGGCATGTGCTATATGGACAACATCGTCCTGCAAGATTGCCGCCTGCTGAACACCGATCTGGCTTTTGAATACGCGACCGTGGACGCGACGATCTTAAACAGCGTCGACAGTGTGAAAAACCCGATCGCCGGACGGATCGCCGCCCGGCAGATCAAAGAGCTGATCTTTGACGACCCGCAGATCAAACGCGAAAAAACCGCGATCACCCTTGCCGTACAGCCGCAGGATTTAGCCGGGTGA
- a CDS encoding cyclophilin-like fold protein gives MHHFLATLTILLAITGCGGADTAAPEAPPTSATEPAETQAANEPESALTAITLTIGSQSFAATLIDTDAAQALTEQFPLTLPMSEMNGNEKYFYLDGSLPTDPETPGQIAAGDILLYGGDCLVLFYESLQSTYQYTRLGSVDDPAGLAEALGAGDATVVWALA, from the coding sequence ATGCACCATTTTCTTGCCACACTGACGATACTCTTGGCCATAACCGGCTGCGGGGGAGCAGACACGGCGGCGCCGGAAGCGCCACCGACCAGCGCAACGGAGCCTGCCGAAACGCAAGCCGCGAACGAGCCCGAAAGCGCTTTGACCGCCATCACGCTTACAATCGGCAGTCAAAGCTTTGCGGCTACCTTGATCGACACTGACGCGGCGCAGGCGCTGACCGAACAATTCCCCCTCACCCTGCCGATGTCCGAAATGAACGGCAACGAAAAATACTTTTACTTAGACGGCAGCCTGCCCACCGATCCCGAAACGCCCGGCCAGATCGCCGCCGGCGATATCCTGCTGTACGGCGGCGACTGCTTGGTGCTGTTTTACGAAAGCTTACAAAGCACCTACCAATACACGCGCCTTGGCAGCGTGGATGACCCGGCGGGGTTGGCGGAAGCGCTCGGCGCGGGCGACGCGACCGTCGTTTGGGCGCTCGCCTGA
- a CDS encoding LysR family transcriptional regulator, whose protein sequence is MEVRVLRYFLAVAREESISGAAEYLHLTQPTLSRQLMDLEAELGKKLFVRGSRKISLTEDGLLLRKRAGEIIELVEKTESEFRQPAEEIAGDICIGSGETDAVRLIAQTAKELQALYPQIRYHLHSGNADDVTERLDKGLLDFGILIEPFDMKKYDCIKLPATDTWGVLMRRDSPLAARESIRPEDLWEVPLLISRQSMVKNDLASWLRRDPESLDIVATYNLVYNASRMVAEGVGYALTLDRLINTSGSSLCFRPLEPRLEVGLDVVWKKYQVFSKATEKFLEHLQAKFLGNRV, encoded by the coding sequence ATGGAAGTACGTGTACTGCGGTATTTTCTCGCGGTGGCGCGGGAGGAGAGCATATCGGGCGCGGCCGAATATCTGCACCTGACCCAGCCGACCCTGTCGCGCCAGCTCATGGATCTGGAAGCGGAGCTGGGCAAAAAGCTATTCGTCCGTGGCAGCCGCAAGATCTCGCTGACAGAGGACGGCTTGCTGCTGCGTAAGCGGGCGGGGGAAATCATCGAACTGGTCGAAAAGACCGAATCCGAATTTCGCCAGCCGGCGGAGGAGATCGCCGGCGATATCTGTATCGGCAGCGGCGAAACCGACGCGGTGCGCCTGATCGCGCAGACCGCGAAAGAATTACAGGCGCTTTATCCCCAGATACGCTATCATCTGCACAGCGGCAATGCCGACGATGTGACCGAACGGCTGGACAAAGGCCTTTTGGATTTTGGTATTTTGATCGAACCGTTTGATATGAAGAAGTATGATTGCATCAAGCTGCCGGCGACCGACACCTGGGGCGTGCTGATGCGTCGGGACAGTCCGTTGGCCGCGCGGGAATCCATCCGGCCGGAGGACCTTTGGGAAGTGCCCCTGCTGATTTCGCGGCAGTCCATGGTCAAAAACGATTTGGCGAGCTGGCTGCGGCGCGACCCGGAATCGCTCGATATTGTGGCGACCTACAACTTGGTTTATAACGCTTCCCGCATGGTGGCGGAGGGCGTGGGCTATGCGCTCACGCTGGACAGGCTGATCAACACCTCCGGCAGCAGCCTATGCTTTCGTCCGCTGGAACCACGGCTGGAAGTCGGGCTGGATGTGGTTTGGAAAAAGTATCAGGTATTCTCCAAAGCGACGGAAAAATTTTTAGAGCATTTGCAGGCAAAATTTCTGGGAAATCGCGTCTGA
- a CDS encoding eCIS core domain-containing protein, with translation MFAAAKESMTESAQKKPMQNLTGIPAPIKQRFETASGFSLDDVRVHYNSDKPRRIGALAYTQGTQVHIGPGQQRYLTHELGHVVQQKAGFVRANATVHGMPLNCDPQLERAASHTPTHHANTRTSQVIQRAMDWDKFFAAFALAGKWLDAAAINLLNPGAQAVFHNAKIRYTEKIGYHIIGSVSKAYNTVQQILSSHIRGALAWVNPTINTIINISEDHVADDPTEDVATTILHELSHYDTSLGTDDIAYMYTMKEFEENIHGLTYGTAALNADSIAFLIRALAQL, from the coding sequence ATGTTTGCAGCCGCTAAAGAGTCAATGACCGAGTCTGCCCAGAAAAAGCCCATGCAAAATTTAACCGGCATACCGGCCCCTATCAAACAGCGCTTTGAAACTGCTTCCGGATTTTCGCTGGATGATGTACGCGTGCATTACAATTCGGACAAGCCCAGACGGATCGGCGCCTTGGCTTATACGCAGGGCACGCAGGTGCATATCGGCCCCGGGCAGCAGCGCTATCTGACGCATGAGCTGGGCCACGTGGTACAACAAAAAGCCGGATTCGTTCGCGCCAACGCCACAGTTCACGGTATGCCGCTTAACTGCGATCCACAATTAGAACGGGCCGCCAGCCACACCCCCACACATCATGCAAACACGCGGACCAGCCAAGTGATTCAGCGGGCAATGGATTGGGATAAGTTCTTTGCAGCCTTCGCCCTTGCAGGAAAATGGCTCGATGCTGCCGCCATCAATCTATTGAATCCGGGTGCGCAAGCGGTTTTTCATAATGCGAAAATCAGATACACAGAGAAAATCGGTTATCACATTATTGGGAGCGTCTCAAAGGCTTATAACACTGTCCAACAAATTTTATCAAGCCACATACGCGGCGCATTGGCATGGGTCAATCCGACAATTAACACCATAATCAATATTTCCGAGGACCACGTTGCGGACGATCCGACAGAAGACGTGGCGACGACCATTCTACACGAACTATCCCATTACGATACAAGCTTGGGAACAGACGATATCGCCTATATGTATACGATGAAGGAATTTGAGGAAAACATCCACGGCCTAACTTATGGCACCGCAGCGTTGAATGCGGATTCGATTGCTTTCCTGATCCGGGCTTTGGCGCAGTTATAA
- a CDS encoding helicase HerA-like domain-containing protein produces the protein MYTDGKLWIAQSDRNICLLPQMANRHGLVAGATGTGKTVTLKVLAESFSDLGVPVFLADVKGDVSGMAAPGVDSEGMQKRIAKFGLDQTGFAYRGYPVQFWDVYQEKGHPVRATVSEMGPMLLSRIMDLNDTQEGVLDIVFRVADDQGLLLLDLKDLKAMVQYVGDHAAELKSEYGAIPTPSIGAITRQLLNLEDAGGGVFFGEPALDLADWMRCDGEGHGYINILHCAKLFLNPKLYSTFLLWMLSELFERLPEIGDMDKPKMVFFFDEAHLLFRDTPAPLLEKIEQVVRLIRSKGVGIYFITQSPTDVPDTVLAQLGNRIQHALRAYSPSEQKAVKVAAETFRANPAFQTAKVITELGTGEALISFLDEEGRPSIVEQARILPPQSLMAALDDAKRAVLMQQSPMGAKYDQAIDRESAYEKLSQKVQCAAAEEEKAKLKEEALKAAKAELAAEAKARKEQDAYDRQLAREQAAADREAAREARERAKMINKVAGTALNTLGREVSKSLTRGLMGLLRR, from the coding sequence ATGTACACCGATGGAAAGCTGTGGATCGCGCAGAGCGACCGGAACATTTGCCTGCTCCCCCAAATGGCCAACCGGCACGGACTGGTCGCCGGCGCGACCGGCACCGGCAAGACGGTCACGCTCAAGGTGCTTGCCGAATCGTTTTCCGATCTGGGCGTTCCGGTCTTTTTAGCCGATGTCAAGGGCGATGTTTCCGGCATGGCCGCGCCTGGCGTGGACAGCGAGGGCATGCAAAAACGCATTGCCAAGTTTGGCCTTGATCAAACGGGCTTTGCCTACCGCGGCTATCCCGTGCAGTTTTGGGATGTCTATCAGGAAAAGGGGCATCCGGTGCGCGCGACCGTTTCCGAAATGGGCCCGATGCTGCTTTCCCGCATCATGGATCTGAACGATACGCAGGAGGGCGTTTTAGATATCGTGTTCCGCGTGGCGGACGATCAGGGCTTGCTGCTGCTTGACCTGAAGGACCTGAAAGCCATGGTGCAGTATGTCGGCGACCACGCCGCGGAGCTGAAAAGCGAATACGGCGCCATCCCCACGCCCTCCATCGGCGCGATCACGCGCCAGCTGCTGAATTTAGAGGACGCGGGCGGCGGCGTGTTCTTCGGCGAGCCCGCGCTCGATCTTGCCGACTGGATGCGGTGCGACGGCGAGGGGCACGGCTATATTAACATTCTGCACTGCGCCAAGCTGTTTTTGAATCCCAAGCTGTACTCCACTTTTTTGCTGTGGATGCTGTCCGAACTGTTCGAGCGTCTGCCCGAGATCGGCGACATGGACAAACCCAAAATGGTCTTTTTCTTCGATGAAGCCCACCTGCTGTTTCGGGATACGCCCGCGCCGCTGCTTGAAAAGATCGAGCAGGTCGTGCGGCTGATCCGCTCCAAGGGCGTGGGTATTTATTTTATCACGCAAAGCCCGACCGACGTGCCGGACACCGTGCTAGCCCAGCTCGGCAACCGCATCCAGCACGCGCTGCGCGCTTATTCGCCGAGCGAGCAAAAGGCCGTCAAGGTAGCGGCCGAGACCTTCCGCGCAAACCCCGCGTTTCAAACGGCGAAGGTCATCACAGAGCTGGGCACGGGCGAAGCGCTTATCTCCTTTTTGGACGAGGAGGGCCGTCCCTCCATCGTCGAGCAGGCGCGCATCCTGCCGCCGCAAAGCCTGATGGCCGCGCTGGACGACGCAAAGCGCGCGGTGCTCATGCAGCAAAGCCCCATGGGCGCGAAATACGATCAGGCTATCGACCGCGAATCCGCCTATGAAAAGCTGAGCCAAAAGGTGCAGTGCGCGGCAGCGGAGGAGGAAAAGGCCAAACTGAAAGAGGAAGCGCTGAAGGCAGCCAAGGCGGAGCTGGCCGCCGAAGCCAAGGCCCGAAAGGAGCAGGACGCCTACGACCGTCAGCTGGCCCGCGAGCAGGCCGCGGCCGACCGCGAAGCCGCGCGGGAAGCGCGGGAGCGCGCCAAGATGATCAACAAGGTCGCGGGAACCGCGCTGAACACGCTGGGCCGCGAGGTTTCCAAATCCCTTACGCGCGGCCTGATGGGCCTGCTGCGGCGCTGA
- a CDS encoding cytidylate kinase-like family protein, producing MNGKHIITIARQYGSGGKTVGQLLAKRLGIPCYNREIITMASEDSGINAVLFSDERLKPDLLSRLRSRYQSRGGKPVSPEQSGFTAEDNLFEYQAKIIRQLADKGPCVMIGRCADYVLQGRDDVTRVFVHATADFCLQEAMKVDSLPEREVKKKIAEVDAYRAAYYKRYTGQEWMDARNYDLSLNSSVLGFDGTVEAIVAYLAVRDQFSK from the coding sequence ATGAACGGAAAGCACATCATCACCATTGCCCGGCAGTATGGCTCGGGCGGCAAAACAGTCGGCCAGCTGCTCGCAAAGCGGCTGGGCATCCCCTGCTATAACCGCGAGATCATCACCATGGCCTCCGAGGACAGCGGCATTAACGCCGTGCTGTTTTCGGATGAACGCCTGAAACCCGACCTGCTCTCCCGCCTGCGCAGCCGTTACCAGAGCCGCGGCGGCAAGCCGGTCAGCCCCGAGCAGTCCGGCTTCACCGCGGAGGACAACCTGTTTGAATATCAGGCGAAGATCATCCGCCAGCTCGCGGACAAGGGGCCCTGCGTCATGATCGGCCGCTGCGCGGACTATGTGCTGCAAGGCCGCGACGACGTGACGCGCGTGTTCGTCCACGCGACCGCTGATTTTTGTTTGCAGGAGGCCATGAAGGTCGATTCGCTGCCCGAACGCGAGGTCAAAAAGAAGATCGCCGAGGTGGACGCCTACCGCGCCGCTTATTACAAGCGCTACACCGGTCAGGAATGGATGGACGCCCGCAATTACGATCTTTCCCTCAACTCTTCTGTGCTGGGCTTTGACGGCACGGTAGAGGCCATCGTCGCCTACCTCGCGGTACGCGACCAGTTCTCCAAATAA
- a CDS encoding ABC transporter ATP-binding protein has protein sequence MAMLEVRDLNVYYGLIHALRDVSFEVNEGEVVALIGANGAGKTTTLHTVTGLLPSKSGSVVFEGKEIAKKPGHEIVRLGMSHVPEGRRVFAGLTVYENLKMGAYTRPKSEVAASLADVYQRFPRLEERKHQFAGTLSGGEQQMLAMGRALMSRPRLLLLDEPSMGLSPLFVSEIFKIIEEVSKAGTTVLLVEQNANKALSIADRAYVLETGHIVKSGDAKALLDDEDIKKAYLGE, from the coding sequence ATGGCAATGCTGGAAGTCCGGGATTTAAACGTTTATTACGGCCTGATCCACGCGCTCCGCGACGTTTCCTTCGAGGTGAACGAGGGCGAGGTCGTCGCGCTGATCGGCGCGAACGGCGCGGGCAAAACGACCACGCTGCACACCGTTACCGGCCTGCTGCCGTCTAAAAGCGGCTCGGTCGTGTTTGAGGGCAAGGAGATCGCCAAAAAGCCGGGGCACGAGATCGTGCGGCTCGGCATGAGCCACGTGCCCGAGGGCCGCCGTGTGTTCGCGGGGCTTACTGTGTATGAAAACCTGAAAATGGGCGCGTACACCCGCCCGAAAAGCGAGGTCGCCGCGTCGCTCGCCGACGTATACCAACGCTTCCCCCGTTTGGAGGAACGCAAGCACCAGTTCGCGGGCACGCTGTCCGGCGGCGAGCAGCAGATGCTCGCCATGGGGCGCGCGCTGATGAGCCGCCCCCGCCTGCTGCTGCTGGACGAACCGTCCATGGGCCTGTCGCCGTTGTTCGTCAGCGAGATCTTCAAGATCATCGAAGAGGTCTCGAAGGCGGGCACGACCGTGCTGCTGGTCGAGCAGAACGCGAACAAGGCGCTGTCCATCGCGGACCGCGCCTACGTGCTGGAGACCGGCCACATCGTCAAGTCGGGCGACGCAAAGGCCCTGCTGGACGACGAAGATATCAAAAAAGCCTATTTGGGAGAATAA
- a CDS encoding ABC transporter ATP-binding protein encodes MPMLEVTELGISFGGLRAVDELSMSIEKGGLVGLIGPNGAGKTTVFNMLTGVYRPTDGGIRLDGKNLIGKKPHEICKMGVARTFQNIRLFQELTVLDNVKVGLHNQMTYTLGESVFHLGSYRKKERAMDLRALEILSVFDLDGMADFKAANLPYGKQRKLEIARALATEPKLLLLDEPAAGMNPNETAELMDTIRLVRDKFDVTILLIEHDMKLVSGICEYIYVLNFGRELAQGAPAEVLRDPEVVTAYLGE; translated from the coding sequence ATGCCGATGCTGGAAGTGACCGAACTGGGTATTTCGTTCGGCGGCCTGCGCGCCGTGGATGAGCTTTCCATGTCGATCGAAAAGGGCGGCCTTGTCGGCCTGATCGGCCCGAACGGCGCGGGCAAAACGACCGTGTTCAACATGCTGACCGGCGTGTACCGGCCGACCGACGGCGGTATCCGGCTGGACGGGAAAAACCTAATCGGCAAGAAACCGCACGAGATTTGTAAAATGGGCGTGGCGCGCACGTTCCAAAATATCCGCCTGTTTCAGGAGCTGACCGTGTTGGACAACGTCAAGGTCGGCCTGCACAACCAAATGACCTATACGCTCGGCGAAAGTGTGTTCCACCTCGGCTCCTACCGCAAAAAGGAGCGCGCGATGGACCTGCGCGCGCTCGAAATCCTCAGCGTGTTCGATCTGGACGGCATGGCCGATTTTAAGGCGGCCAACCTGCCCTACGGCAAACAGCGCAAGCTGGAGATCGCCCGCGCGCTCGCGACCGAGCCCAAGCTGCTGCTGCTCGACGAGCCGGCCGCCGGTATGAACCCGAACGAGACCGCGGAGCTGATGGACACCATCCGTCTGGTGCGCGATAAGTTCGATGTGACCATTCTGCTGATCGAGCACGATATGAAGCTGGTTTCCGGCATCTGCGAATACATTTACGTTTTGAACTTCGGCCGCGAGCTCGCGCAGGGCGCGCCCGCCGAGGTACTGCGCGATCCCGAGGTCGTCACGGCCTATCTGGGCGAATAA
- a CDS encoding branched-chain amino acid ABC transporter permease has protein sequence MKLKSLKRSTRTGLLCYGTVLAAFIVIQIMLSAGSISSSLKGQLVPICAYVAMAVSLNLTVGVLGELSLGHAGFMSVGAFSGAVVAASLAEAIPFAPVRLAIAMVCGGLFAAVAGVIVGVPVLRLKGDYLAIVTLAFGEIIKNMVNVLYIGMDGGGLHFSLLEQRFTLAEGGKMIVNGPMGLSGNQKLSSFISGIVLVLITLFVVLNLIHSRAGRAIMAVRDNRIAAESVGVSATRYKLLAFVISAALAGMAGVLFAMNYTKVSATQFDFNASILILVFVVLGGLGNIWGSIIAAALLTVLPEVLRAVNDWRMLIYAILLIAMMLFNNSGFKRRLAEKRGLKQMEKIEKAGMAGKGGA, from the coding sequence ATGAAACTGAAAAGTTTGAAACGGTCGACGCGCACCGGCCTTTTGTGCTACGGCACTGTGCTCGCGGCCTTTATCGTCATTCAGATCATGCTGTCGGCGGGCAGCATCTCCAGCTCGCTCAAAGGTCAGCTCGTGCCGATCTGCGCCTATGTCGCCATGGCGGTCTCGCTCAATCTGACGGTCGGCGTGCTGGGCGAATTATCGCTCGGCCACGCGGGCTTCATGTCGGTCGGCGCGTTTTCGGGCGCGGTCGTCGCGGCCAGCCTTGCGGAGGCGATTCCGTTCGCGCCCGTGCGGCTCGCGATCGCCATGGTGTGCGGCGGCCTGTTCGCCGCGGTCGCGGGCGTGATCGTCGGCGTGCCGGTGCTGCGCCTCAAGGGCGACTATCTCGCCATCGTCACGCTGGCGTTCGGCGAGATCATCAAAAACATGGTCAACGTCCTGTACATCGGCATGGACGGGGGCGGCCTGCATTTCAGCCTGCTTGAGCAGCGCTTCACGCTTGCCGAGGGCGGCAAGATGATCGTCAACGGACCGATGGGCCTGAGCGGCAACCAGAAGCTTTCCTCGTTTATTTCGGGCATCGTGCTCGTGCTGATCACGCTGTTCGTCGTTTTGAACCTGATCCATTCGCGCGCGGGACGCGCGATCATGGCCGTGCGCGACAACCGCATCGCCGCCGAATCGGTGGGCGTATCCGCCACGCGCTACAAGCTGCTCGCCTTTGTCATATCGGCGGCGCTGGCCGGTATGGCGGGCGTGCTGTTCGCCATGAACTACACCAAGGTATCGGCGACGCAATTCGATTTTAACGCGTCCATCCTCATTCTGGTGTTCGTCGTACTCGGCGGACTGGGCAACATCTGGGGCTCGATCATCGCGGCGGCGCTCTTGACCGTACTGCCCGAGGTGCTGCGCGCGGTGAACGATTGGCGCATGCTGATCTACGCGATCCTGCTGATCGCGATGATGCTGTTCAACAATTCGGGCTTCAAGCGCCGCCTTGCGGAAAAGCGCGGGCTGAAGCAGATGGAAAAGATCGAAAAAGCCGGTATGGCCGGAAAGGGGGGCGCGTGA
- a CDS encoding branched-chain amino acid ABC transporter permease, whose product MTFLSYLISGISLGSVYAIIALGYTMVYGIAKMLNFAHGDVIMIGAYMSFCATAYWGLTPLVSVLLAIAVCTVLGVVIEGLAYKPLRQASSLAVLITAIGVSYFLQNAALKIWGANPKTFTSVVGSHTFKLFGGELSITMTTVVTVAACIIIMVGLTLFTTKTKIGTAMRAVSEDKGAAQLMGINVNTTISITFAIGSGLAAVAGVLLCSAYPTLMPTTGAMPGIKAFTAAVFGGIGSIPGAMLGGVLLGLIEIFSKAYISTQLSDAIVFAVLIIVLIIKPDGLLGKRRSEKV is encoded by the coding sequence ATGACCTTCCTGTCCTATTTGATCAGCGGGATCAGTCTCGGCAGCGTGTATGCGATCATCGCGCTTGGCTACACCATGGTATACGGCATTGCCAAAATGCTGAACTTCGCCCACGGCGACGTTATCATGATCGGCGCGTACATGTCGTTCTGCGCCACGGCGTACTGGGGCCTGACCCCGCTGGTATCCGTGCTGCTTGCCATCGCGGTGTGCACGGTGCTCGGCGTGGTAATCGAGGGGTTGGCGTATAAGCCTTTGCGGCAGGCTTCGTCCCTCGCCGTGCTGATCACCGCCATCGGCGTATCCTATTTTCTGCAAAACGCGGCCCTCAAGATCTGGGGCGCGAATCCCAAAACCTTTACCTCGGTCGTCGGCAGCCACACGTTCAAGCTGTTTGGCGGCGAGCTGTCCATCACAATGACGACGGTGGTCACCGTCGCGGCGTGCATCATCATCATGGTCGGCCTGACCCTTTTTACGACCAAGACCAAGATCGGCACCGCCATGCGCGCGGTGTCCGAGGACAAGGGCGCGGCCCAGCTGATGGGCATTAACGTCAACACGACGATCTCGATCACCTTCGCCATCGGCTCGGGCCTTGCGGCGGTCGCGGGCGTGTTGCTCTGCTCGGCCTACCCCACCCTGATGCCGACCACCGGCGCGATGCCCGGCATCAAAGCGTTCACGGCGGCGGTATTCGGCGGCATCGGCTCAATCCCGGGCGCAATGCTCGGCGGCGTCCTGCTCGGCCTGATCGAGATCTTCTCCAAGGCGTACATATCCACGCAGCTGTCGGACGCGATCGTATTCGCGGTGCTGATCATCGTGCTGATCATCAAGCCGGACGGCCTGCTTGGCAAGCGCCGCAGTGAAAAAGTGTAA
- a CDS encoding ABC transporter ATP-binding protein → MKQIALEARHLVKTFRLGDTETDALKDVSLRVAKGEFVSIMGPSGSGKSTLLYILGGLDTPTSGHVLLDGADISRLDDDKMSRLRRQKIGFVFQFYNLIPNLNVEENVLLPLLLDGKRAADYRKRLDDMLALVGLSDRRGHTPRELSGGQQQRVAIARALIGAPEILFADEPTGNLDSETGDEIMRLLRQVNRETGQTVIMVTHSPEAAKSSTRVLTVRDGALV, encoded by the coding sequence ATGAAACAAATAGCCCTAGAAGCCCGGCATCTCGTCAAAACATTTCGCCTTGGCGATACGGAAACGGACGCGCTGAAGGATGTTTCCCTGCGGGTAGCAAAAGGGGAGTTTGTATCCATCATGGGGCCGTCGGGTTCCGGCAAAAGCACGCTGCTTTACATCCTCGGCGGGCTGGATACGCCGACGAGCGGCCATGTCCTACTGGACGGCGCCGACATTTCCCGCTTGGACGATGATAAAATGAGCCGACTGCGGCGGCAAAAGATCGGTTTTGTCTTTCAGTTCTACAACCTGATCCCCAACCTGAACGTGGAGGAAAACGTTTTGCTCCCCCTGCTGCTGGACGGTAAAAGGGCGGCGGACTACCGCAAGCGGCTGGACGATATGCTGGCGCTTGTCGGCCTGTCCGACCGGCGCGGACACACGCCCCGCGAGCTATCCGGCGGCCAGCAGCAGCGCGTGGCCATCGCCCGCGCCCTGATCGGCGCGCCCGAAATCCTGTTCGCGGACGAACCGACCGGCAATCTGGACAGCGAGACCGGCGACGAGATCATGCGCCTGCTGCGGCAGGTAAACCGCGAAACCGGCCAAACGGTCATCATGGTGACGCACTCGCCGGAGGCCGCGAAAAGCAGCACCCGGGTGCTTACCGTAAGGGACGGCGCCCTCGTCTGA